The region TGGGGAATACAGCGCAGGAATGGCTTTCTCCAATGCAGGGCTTGGCATGGTCCATGCCATGGCACATTCCCTGGGCGGCCGCAATAATCTGCCTCATGGCATCTGCAATGCGGTTTTGCTGCCCTTTGTTATGGAATTTAACGGAAGCAGGCCGGAGACCGCAGTGCGGTATAAAAAGGTGGCAGAGGGACTTCGGCTTCCAGGGGCGGCTGCCATGACAGGGGAACAGGCGGTAAAGGAATCAGTAGCATGTATCAGGCGGTTGTCTAAGGAAGTTGGTATCACACAGAGTTTGCAGGATCTTAAGGTGAATCCTGAGGATTTTAAGGCTTTGGCAGAGGTTGCGCTGTGTGATTCCTGTATGGAAGATAATCCCTTCCGGCCTACGCTCCAACAGGTAATAGAGGTATATCGGAACGCCTATGGAAAATAGGCTGGCCTATGTAGCTAATTTTAGTAACACAGGATACGCATGAAAAGTTTCTGTATGGCTCAATGGCAATAAATTGCGGGAAGGAGAGGGAAATAAATGAAAAAACTGATTAATGTACCGGAAAACTATGTAAATGAGATGCTGGAGGGGATCTATCTTGCCCATCCGGATCACGTCACTTATACCGCAGGCGATTTACGCTGTCTGGTCACCTCCAATAAGGTGGAGGGAAAGGTGGGAATCGCAACCGGAGGAGGTTCTGGACATCTTCCTCTGTTTTTAGGCTATGTGGGAAAGGGAATGTTGGATGGCTGCTCTGTTGGAGATGTCTTCCAGTCTCCAAGCGCAGAGCAGATGCTGCATGTGACCAAGAGTATTGATTCCGGAGCAGGCGTTCTTTATATATACGGCAATTATAACGGGGATATCTTTAATTTTGACATGGCTGCAGAGATGGCGGATATGGAAGAGGGAATCCAGGTGGAAAGCGTCGTAGCGGGGGAAGACGTGGCATCTCCCAAGGCGGCGCCAGGAGAGAAGAATACCAGAAGAGGAGTGGCTGGCATCTTTTTTGTATATAAATGCGCAGGCGCGGCAGCTGCGGCAGGGAAGGATCTGCAGGAAGTAAAACGGATAGCAGAGAAGGCAGCCGCCAGTGTCAGAACCATGGGTGTTGCCCTGACGCCATGTACTGTGCCGAGAGTGGGTCATCCCGGGTTTGAAATCGGAGAGGATGAAATGGAAATCGGTATGGGAATCCATGGGGAGCCTGGAATCCGCCGGGGGAACATTGAGACTGCAGATGAGATCACATCAGAAATGATGGAAAAGATCCTTGAGGACATCCCATTTGCTGCTGGAGATGAGGTTGCAGTCCTTGTAAACGGACTGGGGGCAACTCCTCTTGATGAACAGTATATTGTGGCCAGAAAGGTCAATCAGATTCTGGAAGAAAAGGGGATCATGGTTCACCGCTATTATGTAGGGGAATATGTGACTTCCATTGAGATGGCGGGCTTATCCATTTCTCTTTTAAAAATGGATGAGGAACTGAAGGGTTACCTGGATGCTCCCGCTGATACGCCGTTCTTTAAACAGGGAACTATCTAAAAAAATGCTGCAGGAAATGGAAAGTGGCGGATATTGTATGTCATGATTATATATGCCGCCGGAGCAGCGGCAGAATGGAGGCTGATATGAACCAGCAGGAACTGATAGCCATGCTTGAAAGAATAAGTAAAATCATGGAGCAAAACCGGAACTACTTAATTGAGCTGGACAGTGTTGTAGGAGACAGTGATCTGGGGCTGACCATGGCGGATGGATTCGGAGCAGCCTATGAATCGGTTTCCGATGGGGCGGAACCAGATCTGGGCAAGCTTTTGTACAAAGCCGGAAAAACCATGGGAAATAAGGTTCCTTCCACCATGGGGACATTAATGGCGGCAGGGCTGATGCGTGCCGGAAAAGTCTTAAAAGGAAAGACGGATTTGTCCTGTGCAGATGTTGCCGGACTGTTTGAAGCTTATGAAGCCGGTGTTGCAGATCTGGGTAAGGCGAAATTAGGAGATAAAACCTTTTTGGACGGATTTCATCCCGGAGTGCAGACTCTTAAGGCTGAATTGGAAGCAGGAGTCTCCCTTAGGGAAGCTTTTGGCAAGGCTGCTGAAGCTGCCTGGGAAGGCTTTGAACAAACAACAACTCTCATAGCCGTTCATGGAAGAGCGGCTACCAGGGGGGAAGCTTCCCGGTCCTTAAAGGATCCGGGAGCCGCTGTGGCAGCGCTGATTATGAAGGCTGTTGCTGACCAGTAAAAAGACGGATATCTATGATGAGACAGGAGGGAGAATTCTATGATTCTCCCTCTTTTCGCACCGGATACACCTGTTGTTGGCGTATCCGGATGCAATAACCGCCCTTATGATGAAAAGTGCCCGGTAGTATACCTGGATTACAGTGACCAATAATAATAAAATGTTAAATATTATTAATTTGACTTATACAGGACAGATATAATATAGTATCGTTATAATACATCATGCTTCCGGAAATGCGCCCAGCACCTTTTGACGTTATCATATTATGAAAAACGAAGGAAAGAATAAGACAGAAAACCGGAGGGAAAGGTTACATTGAAAGGAGTTTCATTATGAATGAAATGAACAAAAGGTCAGTCAGCATCATTGCTGTAGCCATTATTTTGGCCACAGGTGTCATCGGAGCCGCACTTATCCTGACTAACGGCATTGTGAAAGTCAAAGCTTCCAAGACCAATGTCGTAGTTACCGGTTCTGCCAAACAGCAGATCTCCTCTGATTTAATTGTCTGGACCGGCAGTTTTAATGCCCAGTCAGCGAATCTGCAGGATGCTTATACCAAATTAGAGGCAGGCAGGGATAAGGTCTCCGCTTATCTGACGGGCAATGGCATCGCAAAGGATGATTTTGTATTCTCAGCCATTACGACCACCGTCAATTATGCCATGAACGAGTATGGCAATTATACCAATGAAATTGATAATTATGCCTTAAGCCAGACCGTAACCATAAGCTCAGGGGAAATTGATAAGATTACGGAGATTTCAAGAAATGCGACGGAACTGCTGAATCAGGATGTTGCTTTTGAATCCGATCCTCCCCAGTATTTTTACACAAAACTGGCGGACTTAAAGGTTGCCATGCTAGCGGAAGCGACTAAGGATGCTAGAAAACGTGCCGAAATGATCGTAGAAAATGCAGGAAATAAACTGGGCGATTTAAAATATGCGGATATGGGTGTCATGCAGATCACTCCCTTATATTCCAATGAAGTAGACGATTATGGGATCAATGATACCTCATCTCTGGAGAAAGAAATTACCGCAGTAGTGCATTGCCAGTTTGAAATTGCAAAATAACAGTTTCACATGGTTCTATGAACATGTGTCATGTTTTGGATTGACTACGTTTTCACTATCTTACAGATACATATATGGATGCCGGGCTTTGAAAAAAAGCCCGGCATTACTTTTATGATTTTAATTGGCAGCCAAAGGCTGTGCCGTTTAATCTTGCATTCTTTAAATAGCGGCAATTTTTTGAAACAGTTTGTATACATCCATCTGGCCATATCCCCAGATATTGTTGGGATAAGTATAGGCACTGTTTCTGTATGCTCCCCGCATCATCATATGGTTGATCTGAACTCCTGTGACTGAGGTATGATTGCCTTTGCAGAATCCCCATTCCATAATAAGCGCTGCTACTCCTGCTGCGTGGGCTGCAGCGGCACCGGTTCCGGTTATGCTTCCATACTGATTTCCGGGAATGGCGCAGGGGATGTGGTATCCGGGAGCAGCTACATCGGGGACAATCTCTCCGAACCTGGAAAAGCCTCTTCCTGATTCTTTCAGTATGCTGCCGTCAAACTGGTTATAAGCAGAAACGGTCAGGGGGGTTCTGGCATTTCCGGGGGAGGTTATGGTGTTATCCGGGCTTGAACCAAAAAAATAAGTCTCGTTCGTGATCAAATTTCCTGATGGCAGCCAGGAATGGAAAGAGAAAGGTTCGTTATCAATACTGGAAACCTGAAAATACCAGATTCCGGGAATTGGATTGTCAAACCGTAATAAAAGGAGCTGGTCTCCGCTGGAGCCTTCTAAAAGGATATTGTTGATCCAAATGGTAGTTTGGCCCAGGGAAAGTCTGTATTTTTGACAATCCGTGGACGCAGGAGATATGCTTTGGACGATCTCCCGGTTGGGTGCGAAAATTTCGATGGTTATTTTCCCGGGAAGAAAGGGCCAGATTTCCATTGAAAATTTTTTATCATTTTTTCCGATATTTAAATTAAATCCATTGCAAAAGGGCGCTGCTGCAGAATAATAGAAATAGTGTCTTCGGTTATTTCCTTCATTTCCGGCCGCCACTGTTACGTCTGTTTTAGGCAGCCGCACAATATGGTCTAAGTAGGAGCTTAAGACACCCAGTCCGTCATGGCCTCCCTGGCTGCTTCCCATTGCAATGCATATGACAATGGGCAGTTCGGTTCTTTCAGAAACAGAGAGAAGGTAACGGATTCCCAGCATAATATCTGATTCCTGATAGCACATGGCTTGATCCGGAGCAAAAAACAGTTTTTTTAAATTTTCCTTTGCCTCTTTTAATTTTACGACTACCAGCTCTGACTGAGGAACAACACCGGTAAAAGATTGTTCTTCATTGGCACTGCCGGAGGCTATGCTTGCAATTGCAGTGCCATGTCCGCTGGCATCAAATGTGGGGACAATGGACAGAGGATCACTTGATTTTAATGCGGTATTAATGTGGTTTTTACTATATTCAGAACCGAAACTAAAAGCTGTAGGAGGCTTGCCGCTTTGATCTGTCTGGTCCCAAATGGAGAGAAT is a window of [Clostridium] saccharolyticum WM1 DNA encoding:
- a CDS encoding dihydroxyacetone kinase subunit DhaK, with translation MKKLINVPENYVNEMLEGIYLAHPDHVTYTAGDLRCLVTSNKVEGKVGIATGGGSGHLPLFLGYVGKGMLDGCSVGDVFQSPSAEQMLHVTKSIDSGAGVLYIYGNYNGDIFNFDMAAEMADMEEGIQVESVVAGEDVASPKAAPGEKNTRRGVAGIFFVYKCAGAAAAAGKDLQEVKRIAEKAAASVRTMGVALTPCTVPRVGHPGFEIGEDEMEIGMGIHGEPGIRRGNIETADEITSEMMEKILEDIPFAAGDEVAVLVNGLGATPLDEQYIVARKVNQILEEKGIMVHRYYVGEYVTSIEMAGLSISLLKMDEELKGYLDAPADTPFFKQGTI
- a CDS encoding dihydroxyacetone kinase family protein, producing MNQQELIAMLERISKIMEQNRNYLIELDSVVGDSDLGLTMADGFGAAYESVSDGAEPDLGKLLYKAGKTMGNKVPSTMGTLMAAGLMRAGKVLKGKTDLSCADVAGLFEAYEAGVADLGKAKLGDKTFLDGFHPGVQTLKAELEAGVSLREAFGKAAEAAWEGFEQTTTLIAVHGRAATRGEASRSLKDPGAAVAALIMKAVADQ
- a CDS encoding SIMPL domain-containing protein; translated protein: MNEMNKRSVSIIAVAIILATGVIGAALILTNGIVKVKASKTNVVVTGSAKQQISSDLIVWTGSFNAQSANLQDAYTKLEAGRDKVSAYLTGNGIAKDDFVFSAITTTVNYAMNEYGNYTNEIDNYALSQTVTISSGEIDKITEISRNATELLNQDVAFESDPPQYFYTKLADLKVAMLAEATKDARKRAEMIVENAGNKLGDLKYADMGVMQITPLYSNEVDDYGINDTSSLEKEITAVVHCQFEIAK
- a CDS encoding S8 family peptidase; amino-acid sequence: MNKIFDNEYYDLIISNSLVPDLNASNNITVLNDKFSLLHIWKNSMDACDLGLYPYDNFPSLFTLSSKISIDKSGISNIRQHPHLSLMGLGVLIGFVDTGIDYQHPAFRNRDGSTRILSIWDQTDQSGKPPTAFSFGSEYSKNHINTALKSSDPLSIVPTFDASGHGTAIASIASGSANEEQSFTGVVPQSELVVVKLKEAKENLKKLFFAPDQAMCYQESDIMLGIRYLLSVSERTELPIVICIAMGSSQGGHDGLGVLSSYLDHIVRLPKTDVTVAAGNEGNNRRHYFYYSAAAPFCNGFNLNIGKNDKKFSMEIWPFLPGKITIEIFAPNREIVQSISPASTDCQKYRLSLGQTTIWINNILLEGSSGDQLLLLRFDNPIPGIWYFQVSSIDNEPFSFHSWLPSGNLITNETYFFGSSPDNTITSPGNARTPLTVSAYNQFDGSILKESGRGFSRFGEIVPDVAAPGYHIPCAIPGNQYGSITGTGAAAAHAAGVAALIMEWGFCKGNHTSVTGVQINHMMMRGAYRNSAYTYPNNIWGYGQMDVYKLFQKIAAI